GTGCAGTCGCTGGGCAAGCAGGGGACCCACGTCCAAGTCGGCCTCACCACCGACGCAGAGGCTGGAGAGATCTCCCTGCCGGTGGACACGATGACGCTTCAGGAGATCGATTTCCACGGCTCCTACGGGATGCCGCCGATCCGCTACGACGAACTGTTCCGGCTCATCGACGCCGGGACGCTCGACCCCTCGAAGATCGTCGGGGAGACGCTCGCCCTCGATGCCGTGCCGGACACGCTTGCCTCGATGGGCGAGTACGAGACGGTCGGTATCCCCGTCATCGACGAGTTCTGAGGCAGTACGGGGCTGGCACCGTCGAGGATTCCTGAGATGTGCGGACAGCTCAGAGCAGCTGGTAGTCGCGTTCCTCGTGCTGGACGGAGATCCACTTGGTCTCGGTCAGTTCGTCCATGATCCACTCGCCGTTGTACCGGCCGATTCCGGAGTTTTTCATCCCACCGAAGGGAGCGTTGGGTTCGTCCTGAATCGGGTGGTCGTTGACGTGGACCATCCCGGCGTCGATCTGGTCGGCGATGGACCGACCGTGTTCGATGTCGCCGCTGAACACACTGGCGGCGAGGCCGTACTCGGTGTCGTTGGCGAGTTCGACGGCTTCCTCGTCGGACCCGAACGGAATGACCGGTGCAACAGGACCGAAGTGTTCGTTACACGCCGCAGACATATCGTTGGTACACTCCGAGAGGACGGTCGGTTCGAGGAACAGGTCCTCGGCCTCGCCGCCCGTTTCCAGCGTCGCGCCGGCGTCGACGGTCTGCTCGATGAACGAGGTAAGTTGCTCGACCTGACTCTCGTTGATAATCGGGCCGAACTCCACATCATCGTCAAGCGGGTTCCCGATGGTCAGCGACTCCGCGTGTTCGACGAGCTTCTCGACGTATTCGTCGTAGACGTCCTCGTGGACGAGATGGCGATTAATCGAGATACACACCTGTCCCTGATGGCCGAACGCGCCGACGGAGCCGGCCTTTGCGGCTGCTTCGATATCGGCGTCCTCGGTGACGACGAACGGTCCGTTCCCGCCGAGTTCAAGCGCCGGCAGGGCGAGTGCGTTTCCGGCCTG
The Haloarcula sp. CBA1129 genome window above contains:
- a CDS encoding aldehyde dehydrogenase family protein; the encoded protein is MSQPDSQTAWSRLYIDGAWRDAGTPDTIPVTNPATGEEIAAVPAGTEGDVDDAYQAAEAAQSDWAALSREERNEYVQSMIAVMQDRLDEIVELLATESGSVQAKATAEANFAMADFQSALEMIPPEEEVRDSMYHEDKDHHIVREPAGVVGIISPWNFPLHLTTRALGPALALGNTVVIKPATDTPITGGLLLADIAEEAGLPDGVVNVVTGHGSDIGDRMAGHPIARVMSFTGSTAVGRSVASQAGNALALPALELGGNGPFVVTEDADIEAAAKAGSVGAFGHQGQVCISINRHLVHEDVYDEYVEKLVEHAESLTIGNPLDDDVEFGPIINESQVEQLTSFIEQTVDAGATLETGGEAEDLFLEPTVLSECTNDMSAACNEHFGPVAPVIPFGSDEEAVELANDTEYGLAASVFSGDIEHGRSIADQIDAGMVHVNDHPIQDEPNAPFGGMKNSGIGRYNGEWIMDELTETKWISVQHEERDYQLL